Proteins co-encoded in one Christiangramia fulva genomic window:
- a CDS encoding site-specific integrase codes for MYNTYSVIFFPKNSNGNKQGLVPIYLRITVNGRRCELSIKRKIPLKSWNPKTGSMRGKSGDAGEFNRYLNSIRNRIDRIYEDLVKEKADFTVETMRDIYTGKNKDRKMLLEIFQEHNDQVENLIGKDFAYGTFERYRTAKKHVEEYILKEYRLKDIPVKNVDHSFITGFEYFLKTKRKCSHNTAVKYITNFKKIIRIAIANNWINRDPFLHWKAKLKIVDREFLSEDEIQKLIQKEFQTDRLDLVKDIFLFSCFTGLAYADVKKLSENNLVIGIDGNKWIKVNRTKTDSRTNIPLLPTALEIIKKYSDRPDASAKLLPILTNQKMNAYLKEIGDICKIQKNLTFHLARHTFATTITLSNGVPIESVSKMLGHKNLKTTQHYAKILDQKVSQDMLALRRRMSKNVEFNPSTSAKKTDELGETMKSN; via the coding sequence ATGTATAATACTTATTCCGTAATTTTTTTTCCAAAAAATAGCAATGGTAATAAACAAGGTCTCGTGCCAATTTACCTTAGAATAACGGTGAATGGCAGGCGTTGTGAATTGAGCATTAAACGAAAAATTCCCTTAAAATCTTGGAATCCCAAAACCGGATCAATGAGAGGGAAAAGCGGAGATGCTGGTGAGTTCAACAGATATTTGAACAGCATTCGAAATAGAATTGATAGGATTTATGAAGACCTTGTCAAAGAAAAGGCTGATTTCACTGTTGAAACCATGCGGGATATTTACACCGGAAAAAATAAAGATAGAAAGATGCTATTAGAAATTTTTCAGGAGCATAATGACCAGGTTGAGAATTTAATCGGAAAAGATTTTGCCTATGGAACCTTTGAAAGATATCGAACTGCTAAAAAACATGTTGAAGAGTATATTTTAAAAGAATACAGATTGAAAGACATTCCTGTAAAAAATGTAGATCATTCCTTTATTACCGGATTTGAGTATTTTTTAAAAACTAAAAGAAAATGTAGTCACAATACTGCTGTAAAGTACATCACCAACTTTAAAAAGATAATCAGGATAGCTATAGCAAATAACTGGATAAATAGAGATCCATTTTTACATTGGAAAGCCAAACTGAAAATTGTAGATCGGGAATTTTTATCAGAGGATGAGATTCAAAAACTAATTCAAAAGGAATTTCAAACAGATAGGCTGGATTTAGTAAAAGATATTTTTCTTTTTTCCTGTTTTACAGGACTTGCATATGCTGATGTGAAAAAACTTTCAGAAAATAATTTGGTGATTGGAATTGATGGAAATAAATGGATAAAAGTTAATAGGACAAAAACCGATTCTCGAACTAATATTCCGTTACTGCCCACCGCCCTTGAAATAATAAAGAAATATTCTGATCGACCGGATGCTTCAGCAAAACTTTTGCCCATCCTTACTAACCAAAAGATGAATGCCTATTTAAAAGAGATAGGGGATATTTGCAAAATTCAAAAGAATCTAACCTTCCATCTGGCCAGGCATACTTTCGCAACTACCATTACTCTTTCTAATGGAGTACCAATAGAATCGGTGAGTAAAATGTTAGGTCACAAAAATTTGAAAACTACGCAGCATTATGCCAAAATACTAGATCAGAAAGTAAGTCAGGATATGTTGGCATTAAGGCGAAGAATGAGTAAGAATGTAGAATTTAATCCAAGTACATCTGCGAAAAAAACAGATGAGCTTGGAGAAACTATGAAAAGTAATTAG
- a CDS encoding Lrp/AsnC family transcriptional regulator produces the protein MKTTSIEAHEFVKDKKSRMHKNILQTLRVIGKGSFRDMAHAGGLKEAQVWKRLSEMKELGYIVEVGIKVCPESNRKVTVWAINESKQLSLL, from the coding sequence ATGAAAACCACCTCTATCGAAGCACACGAATTTGTTAAGGACAAAAAGTCCAGAATGCACAAGAATATCCTTCAAACCCTGAGAGTGATCGGGAAAGGAAGCTTTAGAGACATGGCACATGCCGGCGGCCTTAAAGAAGCCCAGGTATGGAAACGCCTTAGCGAAATGAAAGAACTCGGGTATATCGTGGAGGTTGGAATTAAAGTATGCCCTGAATCTAACCGTAAGGTCACCGTATGGGCCATTAATGAATCTAAACAGCTTAGCCTATTATGA
- a CDS encoding ATP-binding protein — translation MKKTIILQQLRLLNFKGIRSLTLEFEGTTNIYGKNGTGKSTIEDAWNWLLFGKDSQGRTTFEIKTLDKYNNVIPKIEHEVEGLLLINDKPVTLRRVLREKWNKPRGQAEAVFNGNETLFYWNDVPMQAGEYSKKIQEIMDEGVFKLITNPMAFDGLKWQDRRQVLIEMCGDVQDEDIAAEHPEYASLAETLNTKSLEEHRREMAARRKKLRDDLKMIPTRIDEVEKSKPEPLDFEQLEKDKASKEFEIKKIEDQIEDKSKVLEAYFERKNEHVRKVHQKKSEAENLKSDIERNLKNQNTIDTTELDRLTTRLKFKEIDLKENRSGMDNLLQKQKSIASEREDLRNRWHELNEKELVLNEEEFKCPTCQRAFEAEDIEQKKAEMKENFFNNKQQKLEAINESGKALKKQYEENEKLLQQSEEFEEDIKAEIGVIKTNIEKEEKRIAELKENANSFDLEAELQKHEGYQKLVAEIKALEAEEPKEETVDTAELKQKKNSLKNELDEIKEKLSHKSAIESANNRIKELEEQETNLSKQLLEVEQKEFEAESFVKLKIETLERKINANFKFVNFKMFDQQINGGIQEVCEALIDGVPFSNANTASRVNAGLDIINSLCKFYRVNAPIFIDNRESVINLIDTDSQIINLIVSRKDEKLRVESVELENVA, via the coding sequence ATGAAAAAAACAATCATTTTACAGCAGCTACGCCTTCTTAATTTCAAGGGCATTCGCAGTCTTACACTGGAATTTGAGGGCACTACGAACATTTACGGGAAAAATGGTACCGGTAAATCTACCATTGAAGATGCCTGGAACTGGCTCCTTTTTGGAAAAGACAGCCAGGGGCGGACCACTTTCGAGATTAAAACCCTCGATAAGTATAACAATGTGATCCCAAAGATCGAGCACGAGGTGGAAGGCCTTCTGCTTATCAATGATAAACCGGTCACGCTTCGCCGTGTATTGCGGGAGAAATGGAACAAACCCCGCGGACAGGCGGAAGCTGTTTTCAACGGAAATGAAACCCTTTTTTACTGGAACGATGTACCCATGCAGGCCGGGGAATATTCCAAGAAGATTCAGGAGATCATGGATGAAGGCGTTTTTAAGCTCATTACCAATCCCATGGCTTTTGACGGGCTCAAATGGCAGGATCGCCGCCAGGTGCTTATTGAAATGTGCGGGGATGTGCAGGATGAAGATATTGCCGCCGAGCATCCCGAATATGCTTCGCTGGCCGAAACGCTCAATACCAAATCTTTAGAAGAGCATCGCCGGGAAATGGCCGCCAGGAGAAAGAAATTAAGGGATGATCTTAAAATGATCCCTACCCGTATCGATGAAGTAGAGAAAAGCAAACCCGAACCGCTGGACTTTGAGCAGCTGGAAAAGGATAAAGCCTCGAAAGAATTTGAGATCAAAAAGATCGAAGACCAGATCGAAGATAAATCAAAAGTGCTGGAAGCTTATTTTGAAAGGAAGAATGAGCATGTACGTAAAGTTCACCAGAAGAAATCTGAAGCAGAAAATTTAAAGTCTGATATCGAGCGCAACCTGAAGAATCAAAATACCATTGATACTACAGAACTCGACCGGCTTACTACCCGCTTAAAATTCAAAGAGATCGATTTGAAAGAGAATCGCTCGGGTATGGATAACCTTCTGCAAAAGCAGAAAAGCATCGCTTCTGAAAGAGAGGATCTTCGCAACCGGTGGCATGAGCTGAATGAAAAGGAACTGGTTTTAAATGAAGAGGAATTCAAATGTCCTACCTGTCAGCGTGCCTTTGAAGCTGAGGATATCGAGCAGAAAAAAGCTGAAATGAAGGAGAATTTCTTCAATAACAAACAGCAAAAACTCGAAGCGATCAATGAATCTGGAAAGGCTTTGAAAAAGCAGTATGAAGAAAATGAGAAACTGCTTCAGCAAAGTGAGGAATTTGAAGAAGATATCAAGGCCGAGATCGGTGTGATCAAAACCAATATCGAAAAAGAAGAAAAGCGTATCGCTGAGTTAAAGGAGAATGCGAATTCTTTTGACCTGGAAGCTGAACTTCAGAAGCATGAAGGCTATCAAAAACTGGTTGCGGAAATCAAGGCACTGGAAGCCGAGGAACCTAAAGAGGAAACAGTTGACACTGCAGAGCTGAAGCAAAAGAAAAATTCACTTAAAAATGAATTAGACGAGATCAAAGAAAAGCTCAGCCATAAATCGGCTATCGAGTCGGCTAACAACCGCATTAAAGAACTGGAAGAGCAGGAAACCAATCTTTCCAAGCAGCTGCTGGAAGTCGAGCAGAAAGAGTTTGAGGCCGAAAGCTTTGTGAAACTGAAGATCGAAACCCTGGAGCGTAAGATCAATGCCAATTTCAAGTTCGTGAACTTCAAAATGTTTGACCAGCAAATTAATGGTGGTATTCAGGAAGTATGCGAGGCTTTGATAGACGGGGTGCCTTTCTCCAATGCGAATACGGCCAGCCGTGTGAATGCAGGACTTGATATTATCAACTCCCTATGCAAATTCTACCGTGTAAATGCACCTATTTTTATTGATAACCGCGAGAGCGTGATCAATCTGATCGATACGGATAGCCAGATCATTAACCTGATCGTAAGCCGCAAAGATGAAAAACTGAGAGTGGAGTCTGTAGAACTTGAAAATGTTGCGTAA
- a CDS encoding CPBP family intramembrane glutamic endopeptidase has product MSINRFSPPLPVLTRVILFYLFSIIIFATISGIFKGLSHSDQLSLLFTSILTFILAYIFAKWEKLSLREIGIGFQYKSLLKFLSGFGIGVLMVSIQALITSNFAEVTFLPSPNVSVVSIGSAFTLYFLVAVREELVFRSYLLRSLAKAINPIFALCMMTGIFIVEHIIAGMSWKFAIIGSGLGAILFGLAALKSKGLALPLGIHFSWNFTQWILGFKNNNGVWREVITKGNEGYAENIALIGFIIAMTTGITGILLYYKKYNKLNSSL; this is encoded by the coding sequence ATGTCCATTAATAGATTTTCACCCCCACTGCCTGTTCTTACCAGAGTTATTTTGTTCTACTTATTTAGTATTATAATTTTTGCGACTATTTCCGGTATTTTTAAGGGGTTATCGCACAGCGATCAGCTCTCCCTTCTTTTTACTTCTATATTAACCTTCATTCTTGCTTACATATTTGCAAAGTGGGAAAAACTTAGTTTAAGGGAAATTGGAATAGGATTTCAATATAAAAGTCTTTTGAAATTTTTAAGCGGCTTTGGAATTGGGGTTTTAATGGTTTCTATACAAGCACTAATAACTTCGAATTTTGCAGAGGTAACCTTTTTACCTTCTCCCAATGTTTCCGTTGTAAGCATTGGATCAGCATTTACGCTTTACTTTCTTGTCGCCGTAAGAGAGGAATTAGTATTTCGATCTTACCTCCTAAGAAGCCTGGCCAAAGCTATAAATCCAATATTTGCTTTATGTATGATGACAGGTATTTTTATTGTGGAGCATATTATTGCTGGAATGTCTTGGAAATTCGCAATAATAGGCTCCGGGCTAGGTGCGATTTTATTTGGCCTGGCCGCTCTTAAAAGCAAAGGGTTAGCATTGCCATTAGGCATTCATTTTTCCTGGAATTTTACGCAGTGGATATTGGGATTTAAAAATAACAATGGTGTATGGAGAGAGGTAATAACAAAAGGGAATGAAGGATATGCTGAAAACATAGCGTTAATAGGCTTTATAATCGCAATGACCACAGGGATCACAGGTATATTACTTTATTATAAAAAATATAATAAATTAAATAGCAGTTTGTAA
- a CDS encoding recombinase RecT, protein MNTKTEEKKKNELAKQQPSHSERFTMAVQREMPKMGEENVQLTNRQKKLIQNYFIKIDGVLKDSEVKRLAKSENYRDPLEYSWANINMNKLAQDVVAYSSIGLDPLQNNHIHPIPYKNSKTNQFDITFIEGYNGLELKAKKYGFDAPDTVIFELKYSTDHFKSLKKNLNNKVESYEFEITNDFDRGELEGGFYYMIYNDNPEKNKLVVMNRHQIEKRRPEYAAAEFWGGEKDNWEYDQAKGKNVKKGKKQVEGWEEEMFLKTLKRHCWNSIPIDSQKIDDFIMKVIENETQGVERLVKDQITESANKKEIDFDDVDYEEVKEASQERSSENDDAEMERLHEEAIAEEENKKAKAEPDF, encoded by the coding sequence ATGAATACAAAAACCGAAGAAAAAAAGAAGAATGAGCTGGCCAAACAGCAGCCTTCGCATAGCGAAAGGTTTACCATGGCCGTTCAGCGTGAAATGCCAAAGATGGGCGAAGAAAATGTCCAGCTTACCAACAGGCAAAAGAAACTTATTCAGAACTATTTCATCAAGATCGATGGAGTGCTGAAAGACAGCGAGGTGAAAAGACTTGCGAAATCTGAGAATTACAGGGACCCGCTTGAATATTCCTGGGCGAATATCAATATGAACAAGCTTGCTCAGGATGTGGTTGCTTATTCCAGCATCGGTTTAGACCCTTTGCAAAACAACCATATTCACCCCATCCCTTACAAGAACAGTAAGACCAATCAATTCGATATCACTTTTATCGAAGGTTATAACGGACTGGAACTGAAAGCCAAGAAATATGGTTTTGATGCACCCGATACCGTCATTTTTGAATTGAAGTATTCAACCGACCATTTCAAATCGCTGAAGAAGAATCTCAACAATAAAGTAGAGTCTTATGAATTTGAGATCACCAATGACTTTGACCGCGGCGAACTGGAAGGTGGTTTTTACTACATGATCTATAACGACAATCCGGAGAAAAACAAGCTGGTAGTCATGAACCGTCACCAGATCGAGAAACGCAGGCCGGAATATGCAGCCGCTGAGTTTTGGGGCGGTGAAAAAGATAACTGGGAGTACGACCAGGCTAAAGGCAAGAATGTCAAAAAAGGCAAAAAGCAGGTCGAAGGCTGGGAAGAAGAAATGTTTTTGAAAACTCTGAAAAGACATTGCTGGAACTCCATTCCTATCGATAGCCAGAAGATCGATGACTTCATCATGAAAGTGATCGAGAATGAGACCCAGGGCGTAGAGCGACTGGTAAAAGACCAGATCACCGAAAGCGCTAATAAAAAGGAAATTGATTTCGACGATGTGGATTACGAGGAAGTAAAAGAAGCTTCTCAGGAAAGATCATCTGAAAATGATGATGCCGAAATGGAACGACTCCACGAGGAAGCCATCGCTGAGGAAGAAAATAAAAAGGCTAAGGCTGAACCTGATTTTTAA
- a CDS encoding helix-turn-helix domain-containing protein: protein MSKEETIMATMEALRLHDANDTCMTVDECASFLKCHRDTVIRHLHKGTIKGKLLERVWRIPKLQFLKEIVEKESY from the coding sequence ATGAGCAAAGAAGAAACCATAATGGCCACCATGGAAGCCCTAAGGCTTCATGATGCAAACGATACCTGTATGACGGTAGATGAGTGCGCGAGCTTTTTGAAATGCCACCGTGATACCGTGATCCGTCACCTGCATAAAGGCACCATCAAGGGCAAACTTTTAGAACGGGTTTGGAGAATTCCCAAGCTCCAGTTTCTGAAAGAGATCGTGGAAAAGGAAAGTTATTAA
- a CDS encoding MBL fold metallo-hydrolase: protein MKLKVVATGSKGNCYLLQGEKETLMIECGVNIREIKKALHFDFSKLSAVLVTHEHKDHAECIEDLTRLGVNVYATAGTFGSFKSNRAKEVVAHNTFFVGGFKIMAFDVKHDAKDPVGYLIQHPECGKVLFLTDTFYCPYTFRNLNNILIETNFSKAIIKEKLSEMEFLKNRIYQSHMSLETAVEMLQANDLSKVNNIVLIHLSDSNSDERIFKETVHRATGKNVSVANNGMELEFNKTPF, encoded by the coding sequence ATGAAACTGAAAGTTGTAGCAACGGGCAGTAAAGGGAATTGTTATCTCCTGCAAGGCGAAAAAGAAACGCTGATGATTGAGTGCGGGGTTAACATTCGGGAGATCAAAAAGGCCCTACACTTTGATTTCTCAAAGCTCAGTGCTGTATTGGTAACCCATGAGCATAAAGATCACGCCGAATGCATAGAAGATCTCACCAGGCTAGGTGTTAATGTCTATGCCACGGCCGGTACCTTTGGCTCCTTCAAAAGCAATCGTGCAAAAGAAGTAGTTGCTCATAATACCTTTTTCGTGGGAGGCTTTAAGATCATGGCCTTCGATGTGAAGCACGATGCAAAAGACCCGGTGGGTTACCTTATTCAGCATCCCGAATGTGGTAAAGTGTTGTTTTTGACTGACACCTTTTACTGTCCGTACACTTTCAGGAACCTCAATAACATCCTTATTGAGACCAACTTTTCCAAGGCGATCATCAAAGAAAAACTATCTGAAATGGAATTCCTTAAAAACAGGATCTACCAGTCACACATGAGCCTTGAGACGGCTGTAGAAATGCTGCAGGCCAATGACCTCTCTAAGGTCAATAACATCGTGCTCATTCATTTATCAGACAGTAACAGCGATGAGCGGATTTTTAAAGAAACCGTCCATAGAGCCACCGGTAAAAATGTAAGTGTGGCCAATAACGGAATGGAATTAGAATTTAATAAAACACCTTTTTAA
- a CDS encoding S24 family peptidase, with translation MDQAEKMRMLDRIIELVDSKGVSAYEIANNIGLTEAGVGKILNRKSKNPRDNSLVQILNYVERRGESSREVAKPKESYPTNNSKNITVNDPLEFFSTKSGSTFEQLPDGTFRMTVPFVPVQAQASYVSENIDINFFERYKKQTFRVNQTGNGRYLAWQIKNDSMDDGTDEGLKDGDIILTRQLNRIHWKSKFRYTHFPFWVIVTKEDVICKEIINHNVEKGIITCHSLNSEYKDFDLSLNDVKEIYNVIPTLDE, from the coding sequence ATGGACCAGGCAGAGAAGATGAGAATGTTAGATAGGATCATTGAATTAGTTGATTCTAAAGGGGTTTCTGCGTATGAAATCGCCAATAATATTGGTTTGACAGAAGCGGGGGTAGGTAAAATCTTGAACAGGAAAAGTAAAAATCCCCGGGACAATAGTTTAGTTCAGATACTAAACTATGTGGAAAGAAGAGGTGAATCTTCCAGAGAAGTTGCTAAACCAAAAGAAAGTTACCCTACAAATAACAGCAAGAATATTACGGTAAATGATCCGTTGGAATTTTTCAGCACCAAATCAGGATCTACTTTTGAACAATTACCTGACGGAACTTTTAGAATGACTGTTCCGTTTGTACCGGTTCAGGCTCAAGCCAGTTACGTAAGTGAAAATATAGATATCAACTTTTTTGAACGTTATAAAAAGCAGACTTTCCGGGTTAATCAAACCGGTAACGGTCGATACCTTGCATGGCAGATTAAAAATGACTCTATGGACGATGGTACTGATGAAGGACTTAAAGATGGTGATATTATTTTAACCAGGCAGTTGAATAGAATTCATTGGAAAAGTAAGTTTCGCTACACGCATTTTCCTTTTTGGGTCATTGTTACGAAAGAAGATGTAATATGCAAAGAGATCATTAACCATAATGTTGAAAAAGGTATAATAACCTGTCATAGTTTAAATTCTGAGTATAAAGATTTTGACCTTTCGCTAAATGATGTAAAAGAAATATATAATGTAATACCCACCTTAGATGAATAA
- a CDS encoding phage integrase SAM-like domain-containing protein, translated as MYFYLKNPKQNNETSIYLIHYLKDEGKNFKYSTGQKIQPNNWDFENRLPKTLRGSKGVKNRHIADILLQYAELLEEEIKKSEKENKPLTRAHLKDIFDRRFKNKKTATSFIDIVQLFIDTKNMSGGKSADWNQKYSNLKKKLELFEKYRGKKIQFRQINEDFIDAYSGFLRQIKNKPFKPHNDNTLHRNINFLFTFLIWSHGKYHNIDMDNLKNPVKKYQADDIHLTKEEVAALEEIELPRESLERVRDLFLIGVYSGQRYSDYSVFEKADVIGNMIIKRAEKTENESFIPLHPKLKRLLDKYDWNLPRLSDMKFRKHIKTICSMAGIDEEIKETIYRGNKKEVLYHKKHEMVSTHTARRTFITLAAEEGMPDHIIMKITGIRDPKTLQKYKKTSQRSVTEAMNRLMKKI; from the coding sequence ATGTATTTTTATCTAAAGAACCCCAAACAAAATAATGAGACTTCTATCTATCTCATTCACTACCTTAAAGACGAAGGTAAAAATTTTAAGTATTCAACCGGTCAAAAAATTCAACCGAATAACTGGGATTTTGAAAACCGGCTTCCTAAAACACTTCGAGGCTCTAAAGGGGTCAAAAACCGACATATTGCCGATATCCTTTTGCAGTATGCAGAACTGCTGGAAGAAGAGATAAAAAAGTCTGAAAAAGAAAATAAGCCGCTTACCAGGGCACACTTGAAAGACATATTCGACCGCCGGTTTAAAAATAAAAAAACAGCCACCTCTTTTATTGATATCGTTCAGTTGTTTATCGATACCAAGAACATGAGCGGGGGAAAGTCAGCTGATTGGAACCAGAAGTATTCCAATCTTAAAAAGAAGCTGGAGCTCTTCGAAAAATACCGTGGAAAGAAAATCCAGTTCCGGCAGATCAATGAAGACTTTATCGATGCCTATTCCGGTTTTTTAAGGCAGATCAAGAACAAACCTTTTAAACCACACAACGACAATACCCTGCACCGCAATATCAATTTCCTGTTTACCTTTCTTATATGGTCCCATGGAAAATATCATAACATAGATATGGACAATCTCAAGAACCCGGTGAAGAAATACCAGGCTGATGATATTCACCTGACGAAAGAAGAGGTAGCCGCGCTGGAAGAAATAGAGCTTCCCCGTGAAAGCCTGGAACGGGTAAGAGATCTCTTTTTGATTGGGGTGTATTCAGGCCAGCGGTATTCGGATTATTCGGTATTTGAAAAGGCCGATGTCATAGGCAATATGATCATCAAACGAGCCGAAAAGACCGAGAATGAAAGCTTCATTCCCTTACATCCCAAATTGAAAAGGTTACTGGATAAATACGACTGGAATCTACCCAGGCTTTCAGATATGAAATTCCGGAAACATATCAAGACCATTTGTTCCATGGCCGGTATCGATGAAGAAATTAAAGAAACGATTTACCGGGGAAATAAAAAAGAGGTGCTTTACCATAAAAAACATGAAATGGTTTCAACCCATACCGCCCGAAGAACTTTTATCACTTTAGCAGCCGAAGAAGGAATGCCAGATCATATCATCATGAAAATAACCGGTATACGGGACCCGAAGACACTGCAGAAATATAAAAAGACCTCTCAACGGTCGGTTACCGAAGCTATGAATCGGCTGATGAAGAAGATTTGA
- a CDS encoding SOS response-associated peptidase, producing the protein MCYQKSLNQSEDNLTRYMDRTPYNPGEFEPYFLNDGFSHSSIYIIPQDEPEHWFPATWGLVPNWHRGTSDEFFRNRKYNTLNAKAESVFTSNSYRQPIHESRCLIFCDGFFEPHHYGKNSQPYFCYLSESKNYMDREIFTFAGIYNKDTEEKYTVSLLTVNANPLFESIHNDKKRMPLALDRKYELDWISDDQGESVIKGIMDEGFTTKSFKAHPVMNYRLKVNRELKNTEKVLEPVEAIDSDLQEVFN; encoded by the coding sequence ATGTGCTATCAAAAATCCCTAAATCAATCGGAAGATAATTTAACCAGGTATATGGACCGAACTCCATACAATCCCGGCGAATTTGAACCTTATTTTCTAAATGACGGATTTTCCCACAGTAGTATTTACATTATTCCTCAAGATGAGCCCGAACATTGGTTTCCTGCAACCTGGGGTTTAGTTCCCAACTGGCACAGGGGAACTTCTGATGAGTTTTTCAGAAATAGAAAATATAACACTTTGAATGCGAAGGCAGAATCTGTTTTCACCTCTAATTCTTATCGTCAACCTATTCATGAATCCAGATGTTTAATTTTTTGCGATGGTTTTTTTGAGCCGCATCATTATGGTAAAAACAGCCAACCCTATTTTTGCTATTTAAGTGAGAGTAAAAATTATATGGATAGGGAAATCTTTACTTTTGCAGGAATTTACAATAAAGACACTGAAGAAAAGTATACGGTTAGCTTACTAACCGTGAATGCTAATCCTCTTTTTGAATCGATTCATAATGACAAGAAGCGAATGCCACTTGCTCTTGATCGGAAATATGAATTAGACTGGATAAGTGATGATCAAGGTGAGAGTGTCATTAAAGGAATTATGGATGAAGGTTTTACCACGAAATCATTTAAAGCGCATCCTGTAATGAATTACAGGTTAAAGGTCAATAGAGAGCTAAAGAATACCGAAAAAGTACTCGAACCTGTGGAAGCTATTGATTCTGATCTTCAGGAAGTCTTTAATTAA
- a CDS encoding response regulator transcription factor has protein sequence MVEEFTDRENEIAEHLCLGKSQKMIAADLYIDPDTVHAHLRNMRKKIGGHSAIDIVREYILSIKDPKQYFAALIMLVLQFAIIFTNIVMDARAIRTPRLSKIEIEMIMTRGRASKNRRLC, from the coding sequence ATGGTAGAAGAATTTACAGACCGTGAGAATGAGATCGCCGAGCACTTATGCCTTGGGAAGTCTCAGAAAATGATCGCAGCCGATCTTTATATCGATCCCGATACCGTACATGCGCATTTAAGGAACATGCGCAAGAAGATCGGAGGGCATAGCGCCATCGATATTGTGCGGGAATACATCTTAAGTATCAAAGACCCGAAACAGTACTTCGCCGCGCTTATCATGCTGGTATTACAGTTTGCTATCATTTTTACCAACATCGTGATGGATGCCAGGGCGATAAGAACACCTCGCCTGAGCAAGATAGAAATAGAGATGATCATGACCCGGGGCCGGGCCTCTAAAAACCGAAGACTATGTTAA
- a CDS encoding SOS response-associated peptidase family protein, whose amino-acid sequence MLKAVSFTSKEEVVEREFDSSFHVRLLYKPGFLSKPTSFPNLFCIPQENPVEIYPMEWGFIPENISDIDQFRKKGPHLFTFTSQEILQNLVSAPIKNRRCLVLLDGLVFQGRDTEDPPEYFYPKNRKMFAVAGIYNEVKPEYWNVALVVGPYKEKENHFPLILSREVEWEWLRKDLTTKRLKEILITGYSKQKLTSHYLNPSFFNGQR is encoded by the coding sequence ATGCTAAAAGCAGTTTCTTTTACTTCTAAGGAGGAAGTGGTAGAAAGAGAATTTGATAGTTCCTTTCATGTTAGGCTTCTATACAAACCGGGCTTTTTATCAAAGCCGACTTCCTTTCCTAATTTATTTTGTATTCCCCAGGAAAACCCTGTGGAAATATATCCCATGGAGTGGGGCTTTATTCCAGAAAATATTTCTGATATAGATCAATTCAGAAAAAAGGGTCCTCATTTATTTACGTTCACCAGTCAAGAAATCCTTCAGAATTTAGTATCTGCGCCAATTAAAAATCGGAGATGCCTGGTGCTTTTAGATGGTCTGGTATTTCAGGGAAGGGACACGGAAGATCCACCTGAATATTTTTACCCAAAAAACAGAAAAATGTTTGCCGTAGCCGGCATCTATAATGAAGTAAAGCCTGAGTATTGGAATGTAGCTTTAGTCGTTGGGCCCTACAAAGAAAAAGAAAATCATTTTCCTTTAATTCTCAGTAGGGAAGTAGAGTGGGAATGGCTAAGAAAAGACCTTACCACTAAAAGACTGAAGGAGATTCTTATCACCGGCTATTCCAAACAAAAACTAACAAGTCATTACTTAAATCCCTCATTTTTTAATGGACAGAGGTAG